In Scylla paramamosain isolate STU-SP2022 chromosome 30, ASM3559412v1, whole genome shotgun sequence, the following are encoded in one genomic region:
- the LOC135115869 gene encoding cell division control protein 6 homolog, with the protein MPTKQESVTFPIRKTKSSRIKSGKLAEQRETQDARSHLYNCAEVLSDEIILDDSSSQETTSLDPPLGVSPRETVAHRRTSSRIQSTVHSTRRSSRKKCPISYRETSVSPQKKHFNVYNKDICTPKKLAYGEDSSPERVSTSDYRGTSVTPSKNTSSVRNVQTSSKKRDCVTSYRETNASPRRPSVRENGTSVQEENFTSPKKLSPEAISHTYPGTPSRSETPSRNAKSRDKDQEHLTPTKRRILSPDAADCFSPTKRLVVVLNGIPKEYSDKLPSLLSPSSKHQKAPELSTSKEIHLSTPPSPSQVNSCGASLIPSQTGPHNTSLVTRDSPVSKIEKPHSFTVPSLAAVLQAPDHTAQDSKATEKPHTSIGPSPTAVPHTPGHTAHHSKAECKSPSRSVVKRLNMNSPVKSPMKPLLLASPRRSPRKLNNENKASPQRSLMKVLQSPLQCSSPSSLVSRLSLASPPNCKKNLAMGLFKPNVSAYRSLRQSLNTGTPSVLVGREKQADEIREFLTHHLTQGKPGSLYISGAPGTGKTASLNSNLESLKVKRIKKVFLNCMTLKTTAAIYKTIASELSLSVSSSERENRNAIEKALATSRHPILLMLDEVDQLDSKNQEVLYTIFEWPALPCSSLVLVGIANSLDLTDRILPRLQALPNFKPKLLHFPPYTKAEIVKIITHRIKEANLGEVQVIRPAAIQLLAGKVASIAGDVRKALDVCRRAVELCETQARKQAVLKPSNASPQKTSKTSVDSVVPKMVEIPQILSIFNEVYGSRVVSAVTNAPESFPLQQKIVICCLLLILKHARSKDVTLGKFHEVYTRVCKKQQIPGMDQTEFLSLCTLLESRGMVQVKCNKEIRSSKILLLLNANEAEDVLGDRSLLATVLKDRESLGKLCSQQKR; encoded by the exons atgcCAACCAAACAGGAATCAGTCACCTTCCCCATTCGCAAAACAAAGTCCTCAAGAATCAAATCTGGGAAGTTGgcagaacagagagagacacaggatGCCAGAAGTCATTTATACAATTGTGCTGAAGTACTTTCTGATGAAATAATACTAGATGACTCCAGCTCTCAAGAAACCACATCACTAGATCCTCCACTTGGCGTAAGTCCCAGAGAAACTGTGGCGCACAGAAGAACCTCATCAAGAATTCAGTCCACAGTCCACAGCACTCGCAGGTCATCTCGAAAGAAGTGTCCCATAAGTTATCGTGAAACTAGTGTTAGCCCTCAGAAAAAGCATTTTAATGTATACAACAAAGACATCTGTACTCCAAAGAAATTAGCATATGGAGAAGACTCATCACCAGAACGTGTCTCTACAAGTGATTATCGTGGCACGTCAGTAACACCAAGCAAGAATACTAGCTCAGTCAGAAATGTTCAAACGTCATCCAAAAAGAGGGACTGTGTCACAAGCTATCGAGAGACAAATGCCAGCCCAAGGCGACCATCAGTGAGGGAAAATGGAACTTCAGTCCAAGAGGAAAATTTCACCTCCCCAAAGAAGTTATCCCCAGAAGCTATCTCTCACACATATCCAGGAACCCCCAGCAGATCAGAAACACCCAGCAGAAATGCCAAAAGTAGGGATAAGGATCAAGAACACCTGACACCAACTAAGAGAAGAATTTTGTCACCAG ATGCAGCAGATTGTTTTAGTCCCACTAAAAGACTGGTTGTAGTCTTAAATGGAATTCCAAAGGAATATTCTGATAAACTTCCATCTTTGCTTAGTCCATCCTCCAAACACCAAAAAGCCCCTGAATTATCCACATCAAAGGAAATCCATCTGAGCACACCACCCAGTCCATCTCAAGTGAATTCATGTGGTgcatctctcattccttctcaaACGGGTCCACACAACACTTCATTAGTCACCAGAGACTCGCCAGTGTCAAAGATAGAGAAGCCTCACTCATTCACAGTTCCCTCACTGGCTGCTGTGCTTCAGGCTCCAGACCACACTGCTCAGGATTCCAAAGCTACAGAAAAGCCTCACACATCTATAGGCCCTTCACCAACTGCTGTGCCCCACACTCCAGGCCACACAGCTCATCACTCCAAAGCTGAGTGCAAAAGTCCATCTCGTTCCGTCGTAAAGCGCCTCAATATGAACAGTCCGGTAAAATCTCCCATGAAGCCTTTGTTGCTTGCCAGTCCCAGGAGGTCCCCTCGGAAgctaaacaatgaaaataaagctAGTCCTCAGAGAAGCTTGATGAAGGTTCTTCAGTCACCCTTGCAATGCAGCAGTCCATCTTCACTGGTATCAAGACTCAGCCTGGCCAGCCCCCCAAATTGCAAGAAGAATTTGGCCATGGGTCTTTTCAAACCAAATG TTAGTGCATACCGTTCACTGCGGCAAAGCCTTAACACTGGCACACCATCAGTTCTGGTGGGTCGAGAAAAGCAAGCAGATGAAATACGAGAATTCCTCACTCACCACCTCACTCAAGGCAAACCAGGTTCCCTCTATATCTCAGGTGCTCCAGGAACTGGCAAGACAGCTTCATTGAACTCTAATCTGGAAAGTTTAAAG gtgaaaagaattaaaaaggtctTCCTTAACTGCATGACCCTCAAGACAACAGCTGCTATTTACAAAACCATCGCCTCTGAACTAAGCCTGAGTGTGTcctccagtgagagagagaacaggaatgCCATTGAGAAGGCACTTGCTACATCCAGGCACCCCAT CCTGTTGATGTTAGATGAGGTGGACCAACTGGACAGCAAGAATCAAGAAGTGCTGTATACCATCTTTGAGTGGCCAGCACTGCCTTGCTCCTCCCTGGTGTTGGTAGGCATTGCCAACTCCCTTGACCTTACTGATCGTATCCTCCCGCGCCTTCAAGCTCTGCCAAATTTCAAACCAAAGCTTCTTCATTTCCCCCCATACACCAAAGCAGAGATTGTCAAAATCATCACCCATAGGATAAAAGAG GCTAATCTTGGTGAAGTGCAAGTCATCCGTCCAGCTGCTATTCAGTTGCTGGCAGGCAAGGTGGCATCCATTGCTGGAGATGTTCGGAAGGCTCTTGATGTCTGCAGACGGGCAGTGGAACTTTGTGAGACTCAGGCTCGCAAGCAGGCTGTGCTTAAGCCTTCCAATG CCAGTCCTCAGAAAACTTCCAAGACATCAGTGGACAGTGTTGTACCAAAGATGGTAGAGATACCACAGATTCTCTCTATTTTCAATGAGGTGTACGGGTCCCGGGTGGTGTCAGCTGTGACTAACGCACCCGAGAGCTTCCCATTGCAGCAGAAAATCGTGATTTGCTGTCTGTTACTGATTCTTAAGCATGCACGATCCAAGGATGTAACACTTGGGAAG TTTCATGAAGTTTACACACGAGTATGCAAGAAGCAACAGATTCCTGGAATGGATCAGACAGAATTCCTTTCCCTCTGCACACTCTTGGAGTCAAGAGGAATGGTGCAAGTAAAGTGCAACAAAGAAATTCGCAGCTCAAAG ATTTTGCTGCTCTTGAATGCAAATGAAGCTGAGGATGTCCTTGGCGACCGCAGTCTCCTGGCCACCGTcctgaaagacagagaaagctTAGGAAAACTGTGTTCTCAGCAGAAGAGGTAG